GTCGTAGTCGTAGAGGATTTGATTTCTACAGGTGGTAGTAGTTTGAAGGCTGTTGAAGCAATTCGTCGCGATGGTTGCGAAGTGATCGGTATGGTTGCAGCTTATACGTATGGATTCCCGGTAGCACAAGAGGCATTCAAAAATGCAAAGGTGACTTTGGTAACGTTGACCAATTATGAAGCTGTGCTTGATGTCGCTCTTCGTACAGGTTATATTGAAAAAGAAGACATACAGACATTGAACGAATGGCGTAAAGACCCTGCTCATTGGGATGCTGGAAAATAAGATTCATTTTTTGAACAAACATATTTGGTAAAAAGAACTGTTCGGACAATATTTGGCCGGATTGTTCTTTTTTTGTTTTATACTAATAGAAATTTATGAGTAATTTTGAGAGTAGTGTCAAAGTAATACCTTACAGTCAGGAACGTGTGTATAATAAACTTTCGGATTTAAGTAATCTGGAAGCAGTCAAAGACCGTTTGCCAAAAGATAAGGTACAGGATTTGAGTTTTGATTTGGACACGTTGAGTTTTAGTGTTTCCCCTATTGGGCAATTGACTTTGCAAATTGTAGAGCGCGATCCTTGTAAATGCATAAAGTTGGCGACAACTAACTCTCCTCTTCCTTTTAATATGTGGATTCAACTGGTTGAAACTGCAGAAGAAGAGTGTAAAGTGAAGGTAACTATCGGAATGGATCTTAATCCATTTATGAAAGCAATGGTGCAGAAACCTCTCCAGGAAGGTTTGGAGAAGATGGTTGATATGCTGGCTGTTATTGAATATTAAACTTTTTTTTATGGCACAGAAACTTTGGGAGAAGTCCGTACAGGTAAATAAGGATATCGAACGTTTTACAGTAGGTTGTGACCGTGAGATGGATCTTTATTTGGCCAAGCATGATGTACTTGGCTCTATGGCCCACATTACGATGCTTGAAAGCATTGGGTTGTTGACGAAAGAAGAACTGGACCAGTTGCTGGTGGAATTGAAGAGTATTTATGCCTCGGCCGAAAAAGGTGAATTTGTGATAGAAGACGGGGTGGAAGATGTACATTCGCAGGTAGAATTGATGTTGACCCGTCGTTTGGGTGATATCGGAAAGAAAATACATAGTGGCCGTTCCAGAAATGATCAGGTTCTCTTGGACTTGAAACTTTTTACCCGTACGCAAATAAAAGAGGTTGCCGAAGCGGTGGAACAACTATTTCATGTCTTGATCCGTCAGAGCGAACGATATAAAAACGTTTTGATGCCGGGGTATACACACCTGCAGATTGCAATGCCTTCTTCTTTTGGCTTGTGGTTTGGTTCCTATGCCGAGAGTCTTATGGACGATATGCTGTTTTTGCAGGCAGCATTTAAAATGTGCAATCGTAATCCGTTAGGTTCAGCAGCCGGATATGGTTCGTCTTTTCCTTTGAACCGTACCATGACGACTGATTTATTAGGCTTTGATTCAATGAATTACAATGTTGTATATGCTCAAATGGGGCGTGGAAAGATGGAACGCAATGTTGCTTTTGCATTGGCTACGATTGCCGGAACAATCTCCAAATTAGCTTTTGATGCCTGTATGTTTAACAGTCAAAACTTCGGTTTCGTCAAGTTGCCCGATGACTGCACCACAGGATCCAGCATTATGCCTCATAAGAAGAATCCTGATGTGTTTGAACTGACACGTGCTAAATGTAATAAATTGCAATCGCTTCCTCAACAGATTATGATGATTGCGAACAATCTGCCTTCCGGCTATTTCCGTGATTTGCAGATTATCAAAGAAGTTTTCCTTCCTGCTTTTCAGGAATTGAAAGACTGTTTGC
The Bacteroides caecimuris DNA segment above includes these coding regions:
- a CDS encoding SRPBCC family protein; amino-acid sequence: MSNFESSVKVIPYSQERVYNKLSDLSNLEAVKDRLPKDKVQDLSFDLDTLSFSVSPIGQLTLQIVERDPCKCIKLATTNSPLPFNMWIQLVETAEEECKVKVTIGMDLNPFMKAMVQKPLQEGLEKMVDMLAVIEY
- the argH gene encoding argininosuccinate lyase, encoding MAQKLWEKSVQVNKDIERFTVGCDREMDLYLAKHDVLGSMAHITMLESIGLLTKEELDQLLVELKSIYASAEKGEFVIEDGVEDVHSQVELMLTRRLGDIGKKIHSGRSRNDQVLLDLKLFTRTQIKEVAEAVEQLFHVLIRQSERYKNVLMPGYTHLQIAMPSSFGLWFGSYAESLMDDMLFLQAAFKMCNRNPLGSAAGYGSSFPLNRTMTTDLLGFDSMNYNVVYAQMGRGKMERNVAFALATIAGTISKLAFDACMFNSQNFGFVKLPDDCTTGSSIMPHKKNPDVFELTRAKCNKLQSLPQQIMMIANNLPSGYFRDLQIIKEVFLPAFQELKDCLQMTTYIMNEIKVNEHILDDDKYLLIFSVEEVNRLAREGMPFRDAYKKVGLDIEAGKFSHTKEVHHTHEGSIGNLCNAEISALMQQVIDGFNFCGMEKAEKALLGR